In Pseudomonadota bacterium, one DNA window encodes the following:
- a CDS encoding segregation/condensation protein A, with protein sequence MNLLVPTLEVKMECYEGPLAVLITLIKRNKVSIWDIPLSTITERFLQYVELVSEMNLKIAEDFIEMASLLIFIKSRMLLPSDGIKDEENDPGGELVERIIEYEMVRSMANTIDSLPMLNRDAFSRGRKSIDGEEDYNLLLLCNVFFELIKSKEESYIVINEIKPTLEEKLKMLITILDTSGLYVWDMKQREEQSEKIATILGILELTKIRVATLSQRRPFGKIILKKRIAISDQQDQRNL encoded by the coding sequence TGAAGTAAAAATGGAATGCTATGAAGGCCCACTTGCTGTTTTAATCACCCTTATTAAAAGGAATAAGGTAAGTATCTGGGATATACCGTTATCCACGATTACTGAAAGGTTCCTTCAATATGTGGAGCTTGTAAGCGAGATGAACCTTAAAATTGCAGAAGACTTTATAGAGATGGCTTCGCTCTTAATTTTTATAAAATCGAGGATGCTGCTCCCCTCTGATGGCATAAAAGATGAGGAAAATGACCCAGGGGGAGAGCTTGTAGAAAGAATCATTGAATACGAGATGGTTAGAAGCATGGCAAATACGATTGATAGCCTACCCATGCTCAATAGAGATGCCTTCTCCCGGGGAAGAAAATCCATAGATGGGGAAGAAGATTATAACCTCCTTTTACTCTGCAATGTCTTCTTTGAACTGATAAAAAGCAAAGAAGAGAGTTACATTGTAATAAATGAAATAAAACCAACCCTTGAAGAAAAATTAAAGATGCTGATAACGATTCTTGATACATCCGGCCTTTATGTATGGGATATGAAACAAAGAGAAGAGCAATCAGAAAAGATAGCCACAATTCTGGGAATACTCGAGTTGACAAAGATAAGGGTGGCGACACTTTCCCAGAGAAGGCCCTTTGGAAAGATAATA